A genomic segment from Actinoplanes sichuanensis encodes:
- a CDS encoding DUF2203 domain-containing protein, producing MGLFTLPEARAELARLRPVLDEIVTVRADLVELSAALTPGGAPSPLGGLPERKAAEARLNELMTTVQETGAELKGVAPLLVDFPATLDDIPVLLCWLEGDADITWYHRADLGFAGRRPLPPSARVN from the coding sequence ATGGGGTTGTTCACGCTGCCCGAGGCCCGCGCCGAGTTGGCCCGCCTCCGCCCGGTCCTCGACGAGATCGTCACCGTCCGGGCCGACCTGGTGGAACTCTCCGCCGCCCTCACTCCCGGCGGCGCACCCAGCCCGCTCGGCGGCCTGCCCGAGCGCAAAGCCGCCGAGGCCCGCCTCAACGAGCTGATGACGACCGTCCAGGAGACCGGCGCCGAACTCAAGGGCGTCGCCCCGCTCCTGGTCGATTTCCCGGCCACCCTCGACGACATCCCGGTCCTGCTCTGCTGGCTGGAGGGCGACGCCGACATCACCTGGTACCACCGCGCCGACCTCGGCTTCGCCGGTCGCCGCCCGCTCCCACCTTCGGCCAGGGTGAACTGA
- a CDS encoding GNAT family N-acetyltransferase, whose product MTVPPLDAEIASGLRLRTLTPDDASLLVEATATEPGRAVWGPYPVGPYTPAEAREALQAWTGDQTSFALLDDTRLLAAFGLMREADDIAELAYWVPPPHRRHGYATRGLRFLAEWSLSAGGLRRVWLEIEPANTASRSVADGAGFRYERRIRDHCRNPETGAPHDCLIYAKP is encoded by the coding sequence ATGACCGTGCCGCCGCTCGACGCCGAGATCGCCTCCGGTCTCCGGCTCCGCACTCTCACCCCCGACGACGCGTCACTGCTGGTCGAGGCCACCGCGACCGAGCCGGGCCGCGCCGTCTGGGGCCCGTATCCGGTCGGCCCCTACACGCCTGCCGAGGCCCGCGAGGCCCTCCAGGCCTGGACCGGCGACCAGACGTCGTTCGCCCTCCTCGACGACACCCGGCTGCTGGCGGCCTTCGGCCTGATGCGCGAAGCCGACGACATCGCCGAACTCGCCTACTGGGTCCCGCCGCCCCATCGCCGCCACGGTTACGCGACCCGCGGCCTGCGTTTCCTGGCGGAGTGGAGCCTGTCGGCGGGCGGGCTCCGCCGGGTCTGGCTGGAGATCGAACCCGCCAACACCGCCTCCCGATCGGTGGCGGACGGCGCGGGCTTCCGCTACGAACGCCGAATCCGCGACCATTGCCGAAATCCGGAAACCGGCGCGCCACACGACTGCCTGATCTATGCAAAACCTTGA